From Paraglaciecola sp. L1A13:
TGTCGTGACCCCTTGGGGTCGCATACTAAGTAATTATATTCCATTACTTTCAACGTCTAAATTTGGAGCGGGAAACGAGATTCGTAACCGGCAACCGCGTTGTCGTGACCCCTCGGGGTCGCATACTAAGTAATTATATTCCATTACTTTCAACGTCTAAATTTGGAGCGGGAAACGAGATTCGAACTCGCGACCCCAACCTTGGCAAGGTTGTGCTCTACCACTGAGCTATTCCCGCATCATGATTTGTGACAAAATCATCCGCTGTAGTTAACAGCGGGTGCGCATTTTACAAAAACTAGCTGAGGACGCAAGCCCTAAATTGCATTTATATGAAATTGATAAGGTTAAATGCGTAGTTTATCGGCATTGTGCTGAAGAAAAGTACAAAGCTGAAAATTGTTATTCAAATATTGAATATATGCTGACGGTAGTAAACCAGCTCGGCAATTGATTCGCGGATATCATCTAAGGCTAAATGCACACCCTTTTTAGTAAATCCGTCTAGTACTTCAGGCTTCCAGCGTTTAACCAACTCTTTAAGCGTGCTGACATCAATATTGCGATAATGAAAATATTCTTCCAATTCCGGCATATATTTCACCATAAACCGCCTGTCTTGCCCAATGGTATTCCCGCAAAGAGGCGACGCGCCTTTAGGCACATACTTTTCAAGAAACCGAATCGTTTCTGCTACAGCTGTTTGCTCATTAATACTGCTCTTTTGGCAACGCTGGGTTAATCCCGATTTACCGTGAGTATCAATACACCATTGGTTCATGTTGTTGAGCACATCGTCAGATTGATGTATGGCTAAAACAGGCCCCTCTGCCAAGATGTTTAGATTGGCATCTGTCACTATTGTGGCTATTTCTAACACAACATCTACTTCGGGATGCAATCCGGTCATCTCCATATCAATCCAAACAAGGTTTTGTGCATCAACCGTCATAGTTACTCCTAAAATCGCGCTAAATTAAGTTGGTGAAAGGAATTGCTATAATTCCGTCCGAGCTAACGTTACCATAATACTAGATATTAGAAGCAAATGCAGATATTCGCCTGTGTCGAAAAAACCAAAACTTACGCATAAACAGCGCCGTCAAGTCTCAAATAATCGTACTAAGCGATTGGCTGTGCCAGCGACTACCCCAACTGATGATCAACTAGAGGATCAACGAGCAGGTCGTGTTATCGGCCGCTTCGGCAAGCATGCTGACGTTGAAGACAGTGAAGGTAATATTCATCGATGTCATATTCGTCGTACCGTTATCAGCGTAGTCTGTGGTGATGAGGTGTTATTCCGTCCCGGTAAAGACGGTACTGAAAACATCAGTGGCGTCATTGAAATAGTCCAAGATCGTAAGTCAGTACTGACTCGCCCTGACTTTTATGACGGTGTTAAGCCTGTGGCTGCCAACATCGATCAAATTATTATCGTGAGCTCTGTTATACCCGCCTTGTCATTGAACATTATTGATCGCTACTTAGTGGCCTCAGAAGATGTGGGGATCGAACCGGTGATCTTGCTTAATAAAGTAGAGCTTTTAACGGATGCTGAGCGCGAGAACGTCGAAAAACAATTACAAATTTATCACAACATTGGTTACCGGGTGGTTTATACCAGCTGTAAAACGCACACAGGAATAAGCGACCTTGCTTTGTGTTTAAAAGATAAAATTAGCGTCTTCGTGGGTCAATCGGGTGTAGGTAAATCTAGTTTAATCAATGAATTACTACCTGATGCTAGTGAGATCACCAAAGAAGTTTCTGACAACTCAGGTTTAGGCCAGCACACGACTACCACAGCCAAGTTGTTACACTTCCCTCAAGGCGGTGATTTAATTGACTCCCCAGGCGTACGTGAATTTGCACTATGGCACATGCCCATGGAGCGTTTAACTTGGGGGTTCAAAGAGTTCA
This genomic window contains:
- the rsgA gene encoding small ribosomal subunit biogenesis GTPase RsgA, coding for MSKKPKLTHKQRRQVSNNRTKRLAVPATTPTDDQLEDQRAGRVIGRFGKHADVEDSEGNIHRCHIRRTVISVVCGDEVLFRPGKDGTENISGVIEIVQDRKSVLTRPDFYDGVKPVAANIDQIIIVSSVIPALSLNIIDRYLVASEDVGIEPVILLNKVELLTDAERENVEKQLQIYHNIGYRVVYTSCKTHTGISDLALCLKDKISVFVGQSGVGKSSLINELLPDASEITKEVSDNSGLGQHTTTTAKLLHFPQGGDLIDSPGVREFALWHMPMERLTWGFKEFRDYIGGCKFRDCTHGDDPGCIIRAAAEKGDISMQRYESYHKILSNLDEQRPAHSKV
- the orn gene encoding oligoribonuclease codes for the protein MTVDAQNLVWIDMEMTGLHPEVDVVLEIATIVTDANLNILAEGPVLAIHQSDDVLNNMNQWCIDTHGKSGLTQRCQKSSINEQTAVAETIRFLEKYVPKGASPLCGNTIGQDRRFMVKYMPELEEYFHYRNIDVSTLKELVKRWKPEVLDGFTKKGVHLALDDIRESIAELVYYRQHIFNI